A single region of the Bacillus spongiae genome encodes:
- a CDS encoding NAD(P)/FAD-dependent oxidoreductase, with the protein MKTIVILGGGYAGINLIESLKKELKEELGSTVKIILIDKNAYHFRKVMLMKAITENRNALQLKIPFHHYFSKGIELEQGEVVSLNKTNKEVSLQTEGKQLKELSYDYLAITLGSRVKEQEAIVEGITLKDEESAHKIRNQLLALLNRTKVISKGNEQIIAPKIAVVGGGITGIETASELAIWLEEQAQANGIAPHTIDVLLFDPKQRLLPQAPKHISEKLEKKVKRLGVSFIPNTRVKEFENGRLTCEDGKSYEVGSCIFTNGVQVTPIVKQFNLPLSDRGQLIVNDHYEVAESPGIYAIGDCAQIKDPITNEYDGMTCKEAIPQSQRLAKILKNKMTHSSNQVIHKSIPYRLFCISLGPHEGFVWIQKWGLNFTITGQLGMRFRQFTWDIASLVK; encoded by the coding sequence ATGAAAACAATAGTCATTTTAGGTGGCGGCTATGCTGGAATTAATTTGATCGAAAGTTTGAAGAAGGAATTAAAAGAAGAGTTAGGTTCAACAGTAAAAATCATCTTAATTGATAAAAATGCTTATCATTTCCGTAAAGTGATGTTAATGAAGGCCATTACAGAAAATCGAAATGCATTACAATTAAAAATTCCATTTCATCACTATTTTTCAAAAGGAATCGAGTTAGAACAAGGAGAGGTTGTTAGTCTCAATAAGACGAATAAAGAAGTAAGCCTTCAGACCGAAGGAAAGCAATTAAAGGAGCTTTCATATGATTATTTAGCGATAACACTTGGAAGTAGAGTAAAGGAACAGGAGGCTATTGTGGAGGGAATTACGCTAAAAGATGAAGAAAGTGCGCATAAGATTAGAAACCAATTACTGGCGTTATTAAATAGAACAAAAGTAATCAGCAAAGGCAATGAACAAATAATTGCACCAAAAATTGCTGTTGTTGGGGGAGGAATTACTGGAATTGAAACGGCTTCTGAACTAGCCATTTGGCTAGAGGAACAAGCTCAAGCGAATGGAATTGCCCCTCATACTATTGACGTTCTTTTATTTGATCCTAAACAACGGCTGTTGCCTCAAGCACCCAAGCATATTAGTGAAAAATTAGAAAAAAAGGTGAAGCGGTTAGGTGTTTCGTTTATTCCAAATACAAGAGTAAAAGAATTCGAAAATGGACGTCTTACTTGTGAAGATGGAAAGTCGTATGAAGTGGGAAGCTGTATCTTTACTAATGGTGTTCAAGTAACACCAATCGTCAAGCAATTTAATCTTCCTCTGTCTGATCGAGGCCAACTTATCGTTAATGATCATTATGAAGTAGCTGAATCACCAGGTATTTATGCAATCGGAGACTGCGCTCAAATAAAGGACCCTATCACAAATGAGTATGACGGGATGACCTGTAAGGAGGCCATTCCACAATCTCAGAGATTAGCGAAAATACTGAAGAATAAAATGACTCATTCCTCTAACCAAGTTATTCATAAAAGCATACCGTATCGCTTGTTTTGTATTAGTTTGGGCCCACATGAAGGATTTGTTTGGATTCAAAAATGGGGACTGAATTTCACGATAACGGGGCAATTAGGAATGCGATTTCGTCAGTTCACGTGGGATATTGCTAGTTTAGTAAAGTGA
- a CDS encoding SDR family oxidoreductase — MQNALVIGGLSGVGKGITASLVKKGFNVIVGDQHVLNKDKQMIGDVLHLYVDADNDESVNTLYKNMAKLVDHIDMLIITIGAIDEGSIQHLSEEKWKWAFNANLFSNIRLVDALLPLIKKSERGRIMLTSSTAAFGRVNPQLGLGLYSITKHALLGYFRSLHNELREEGIFVSLLIPSGVKGKLAENSAAKRHNLLHESSNNVTGKQPKGRNLVAPELVGDQFVNDFLNDKVFITNNPELVMQSIDLEYQFIQKSLKK, encoded by the coding sequence ATGCAAAATGCACTTGTTATTGGTGGCTTAAGTGGTGTCGGCAAAGGGATTACTGCCTCACTAGTAAAAAAGGGGTTCAATGTAATCGTAGGTGATCAGCACGTTTTAAATAAAGATAAACAAATGATAGGCGATGTTTTACACTTATATGTTGATGCTGACAATGATGAGTCTGTAAATACACTGTATAAAAACATGGCGAAACTCGTCGATCATATCGATATGCTCATTATCACAATCGGTGCAATTGATGAAGGCAGTATACAACATCTTTCTGAAGAGAAGTGGAAATGGGCTTTTAATGCGAATTTATTTTCTAACATTCGATTAGTCGATGCGCTGTTACCTTTAATTAAGAAATCAGAGCGAGGAAGAATTATGCTCACTTCCTCCACAGCTGCATTCGGGAGGGTAAATCCTCAATTAGGGCTTGGGTTATACTCCATTACAAAGCATGCTTTATTAGGATACTTTAGATCGTTACATAATGAGCTTAGAGAGGAAGGTATTTTCGTTAGCCTACTCATTCCTTCTGGCGTTAAAGGAAAATTAGCCGAAAATTCTGCAGCGAAGCGTCATAATCTCTTACATGAATCTTCCAACAATGTAACGGGAAAACAACCAAAGGGACGGAATTTAGTAGCCCCGGAGCTGGTTGGTGATCAATTTGTTAATGATTTTCTTAACGACAAAGTATTTATAACAAATAATCCAGAGTTGGTTATGCAGTCCATTGATCTTGAATATCAATTTATTCAAAAGAGCCTGAAAAAATAG
- a CDS encoding N-acetyltransferase family protein, translated as MNKTISITKMQKEDWQEVKDIYLSGIKTGHATFQEDAPSWKEWDKSHLEECRIVARMDEKVIGWAALSPISSRCVYGGVAEVSIYIDELARGKRVGSSLLQELIQKSELAGIWTLQASLFPENEASMILHKKAGFKVVGTRERIGKLKGIWRDVILLERRSDKVGIE; from the coding sequence ATGAACAAGACCATTTCAATTACCAAAATGCAAAAAGAAGATTGGCAGGAAGTGAAAGATATCTATCTTTCTGGCATAAAGACAGGCCATGCCACCTTTCAGGAAGATGCTCCTTCATGGAAGGAATGGGATAAATCCCATCTCGAGGAGTGCCGTATAGTTGCCCGGATGGATGAAAAGGTAATTGGTTGGGCTGCCTTATCACCTATTTCGAGTCGATGTGTCTATGGTGGTGTAGCGGAAGTAAGTATATACATCGATGAATTGGCTAGAGGGAAGAGGGTAGGTAGCTCATTACTACAGGAACTCATCCAAAAAAGTGAATTGGCAGGTATTTGGACGTTACAAGCAAGCCTATTCCCTGAAAATGAAGCTAGCATGATCTTACATAAAAAAGCAGGCTTTAAAGTGGTCGGGACTAGAGAACGAATAGGGAAGTTAAAGGGTATATGGCGTGATGTGATACTGCTAGAAAGACGGAGTGATAAGGTAGGGATAGAATAA
- a CDS encoding GNAT family protein: protein MNIELIFGDFPRLESTNLQLKKIKEEHVQELFNIYDNTNVFHYCGIIPKHNFNTVNKMIGHFERDFQKRKRVKWGIFEKSQSEKLVGIIECMEINQKVNSVSIGYFLAEDYWGRGIATEAVRMVIHYLLQEVQVNRIQAEVMPANESSKQVLIKNGFLKEGLLRQATLWSGKGVIDLEIYSILKEDYR from the coding sequence ATGAATATAGAGTTGATCTTTGGTGACTTCCCGAGATTGGAATCGACCAATTTGCAATTGAAAAAAATCAAAGAAGAACATGTTCAAGAACTTTTTAATATCTATGACAATACTAATGTTTTTCATTATTGTGGAATCATACCGAAGCATAACTTTAACACTGTCAATAAAATGATTGGTCACTTTGAAAGAGATTTTCAAAAAAGAAAAAGAGTGAAATGGGGAATCTTCGAAAAAAGTCAAAGTGAAAAATTGGTGGGAATAATAGAATGTATGGAAATAAATCAAAAGGTGAATAGTGTTTCAATCGGTTACTTTTTAGCAGAGGACTACTGGGGAAGAGGGATCGCTACAGAAGCTGTTCGTATGGTTATTCACTATTTGTTGCAGGAAGTACAGGTGAACAGAATTCAAGCAGAGGTCATGCCTGCAAATGAGTCGTCAAAACAAGTACTTATAAAGAATGGTTTTCTAAAAGAAGGGCTATTAAGGCAGGCTACTCTATGGTCTGGTAAAGGGGTCATTGATTTAGAAATATACAGCATTCTTAAAGAGGATTACAGATAA
- a CDS encoding helix-turn-helix domain-containing protein, translated as MDYIEENLHHKLSTTNIDSKSCYSAFHFQRSFQAISGFSVKQYIRKRRLFHAAVLLKESRRSILDIVVMFQYGSQEAFTYAFVNCFRITPGKYRKQGNVNPFTNENKLF; from the coding sequence ATGGATTACATTGAAGAAAACCTACATCACAAATTAAGCACTACAAACATTGATTCAAAATCTTGTTATTCAGCATTTCATTTCCAGCGCAGCTTTCAAGCGATTTCGGGATTTTCAGTGAAACAATACATAAGAAAGCGAAGACTTTTTCATGCTGCTGTCTTATTAAAAGAAAGTAGAAGAAGCATTTTAGACATTGTGGTGATGTTTCAATACGGATCACAAGAAGCCTTTACATATGCATTTGTAAACTGCTTCCGTATAACGCCAGGAAAATACCGTAAACAGGGAAACGTCAATCCATTTACAAACGAAAATAAACTTTTTTGA